A DNA window from Undibacterium sp. YM2 contains the following coding sequences:
- a CDS encoding dienelactone hydrolase family protein: MHADDPLSDFSAREITLNEVSKRVYVAGTGPAVIVMTEMPGISPHVARFARWVRDAGFTVYMPSLFGRDGVVASAEEGAAVFQKACVSAEFRAFAGKGSSPVTLWLRALARLAHEESGGPGVGAIGMCFTGNFALSMMLEPAVLAPVVSQPSLPMDDPAGTGIDAADLQAVRQRLEAEDLTVMAYRFAGDAFCRAQRFAAFSEALGERFVSKVLPDSAANQDTAPFFKRYVTTPHSVVTAHLIDETGQPTIAARDEILAFFAHRLKQVQEKNA, from the coding sequence ATGCATGCTGATGACCCGCTCAGCGACTTCAGCGCACGCGAGATCACGCTTAATGAAGTCAGCAAGCGTGTCTATGTCGCTGGCACAGGGCCAGCCGTCATCGTCATGACAGAGATGCCCGGCATCAGCCCGCATGTGGCACGCTTTGCGCGCTGGGTGCGAGATGCGGGTTTTACGGTGTATATGCCCTCCTTATTTGGGCGTGATGGTGTGGTGGCATCGGCAGAAGAGGGAGCAGCGGTGTTCCAGAAAGCCTGTGTCAGTGCAGAGTTCCGCGCCTTTGCAGGTAAAGGCTCCAGCCCTGTGACGCTATGGCTGAGGGCGCTGGCAAGACTGGCGCATGAAGAATCTGGTGGCCCCGGCGTAGGGGCGATAGGCATGTGTTTCACCGGTAATTTTGCCTTGTCGATGATGCTGGAGCCTGCCGTACTTGCGCCAGTGGTATCGCAGCCATCCTTGCCTATGGATGATCCGGCAGGTACAGGTATAGATGCTGCCGACTTGCAAGCTGTACGCCAGCGTCTGGAGGCAGAAGACCTGACTGTCATGGCTTATCGCTTTGCTGGCGACGCATTTTGCCGTGCCCAGCGTTTTGCGGCATTTTCAGAAGCCTTGGGTGAGCGCTTCGTCAGCAAGGTGTTGCCTGACAGTGCTGCCAATCAGGATACTGCGCCTTTCTTTAAACGTTACGTAACAACACCGCATAGCGTGGTGACCGCGCACCTGATCGATGAGACAGGTCAGCCAACCATCGCAGCGCGGGATGAAATACTGGCTTTCTTTGCCCATCGTTTGAAGCAGGTGCAAGAGAAAAATGCGTAA
- a CDS encoding glycerophosphodiester phosphodiesterase: MSNLSKNSAHLLCAVFASLSLSACGGNSSEPVDFQNPGLSWPPLPTVTGHRGASALRPEHTLASYQRAIDDGADIVEPDLVATKDGVLVARHENEISGTTNVSTLPQFAARKTTKTIDGIPVTGWFTEDFTLAELKTIRAKERIPANRPANTAFDGQFEIPTLQEVIDLVKQQAKEKNRVIGIYPETKHPTYFKSIGLPLEKRLVDVLVANGYKGKNAAVFIQSFEVANLKELRGMTDMRLVQLVDNPLNPPVNGVPRNAPYDFIAAGSNRTYADLVTPAGLKEIAQYADAVSPYKEVIIPRDTKNELGAATSFVSDAHAAGLKVHTWTLRPENPFLPPSMRLGDPASLTQRGDSIAEITAYLKAGIDGFFTDDPAVGRAAVTAFKK, translated from the coding sequence ATGAGCAATTTATCTAAAAACTCTGCGCATTTGCTGTGCGCAGTATTTGCGAGCTTGAGTCTGAGCGCCTGTGGTGGTAATAGTAGCGAGCCTGTTGATTTTCAAAATCCAGGTCTGTCATGGCCACCATTGCCGACCGTCACCGGCCACCGTGGTGCATCTGCACTGCGCCCTGAACATACGCTGGCTTCTTATCAAAGAGCAATAGATGACGGTGCAGATATTGTTGAGCCTGACTTGGTTGCCACCAAGGATGGTGTCTTGGTCGCGCGTCATGAAAATGAAATTTCAGGTACCACCAATGTATCAACACTGCCGCAATTCGCTGCCCGCAAAACCACCAAGACCATAGACGGTATCCCTGTCACCGGCTGGTTCACCGAAGACTTTACTCTGGCAGAACTGAAGACCATACGCGCCAAGGAACGCATACCGGCAAATCGCCCCGCCAACACGGCTTTTGATGGTCAGTTTGAAATACCGACGCTGCAAGAAGTCATCGATCTGGTCAAGCAACAGGCCAAGGAAAAAAATCGCGTCATCGGTATCTATCCTGAAACCAAGCACCCGACTTATTTCAAATCCATAGGCCTGCCGCTGGAAAAGCGCCTGGTTGATGTTTTGGTAGCGAATGGCTACAAGGGCAAAAATGCTGCGGTATTCATTCAGTCATTTGAAGTGGCGAACCTGAAAGAATTGCGTGGCATGACAGACATGCGCCTGGTGCAACTGGTTGATAATCCGCTCAACCCGCCTGTCAATGGCGTACCGCGCAATGCACCGTATGACTTCATCGCTGCTGGCAGCAACCGCACTTATGCCGACCTCGTCACACCAGCAGGTCTGAAAGAAATCGCACAGTACGCCGACGCTGTATCGCCGTACAAGGAAGTCATCATCCCGCGTGATACGAAGAATGAACTGGGTGCGGCGACCAGCTTTGTCTCAGATGCCCACGCCGCTGGTTTGAAAGTACATACCTGGACACTGCGCCCGGAAAATCCTTTCCTGCCACCTAGCATGCGCCTTGGTGACCCCGCCTCACTGACGCAGCGTGGTGACTCTATCGCTGAGATCACGGCTTATTTGAAAGCTGGTATCGATGGCTTCTTTACCGATGATCCAGCCGTTGGACGTGCTGCTGTGACTGCGTTCAAAAAGTAA
- a CDS encoding response regulator, producing MTRKILIVDDDQKTRVLLKTYLEKNQYEVILSHNGESFVAEFNSQMNQLSLVILDVMLPDTDGFALCKVVRQKSNIPIIMLTASSDDTDRIVGLELGADDYIAKPYNPRELLARIKAILRRTGSADVAAAPRYYRFVGFTLDLVERKVTDNTGELVALTGLDYQLLKYFVEHPGDVLDRNVLSEETRGRDAGPLDRSLDVQISRLRLLLKDDSKQPTLIKTVRGAGYVFSADVSVASA from the coding sequence ATGACACGCAAAATACTGATAGTCGACGATGACCAGAAAACCCGGGTGTTACTGAAAACTTATCTGGAAAAAAATCAGTATGAAGTTATCCTCTCGCACAATGGCGAGAGCTTCGTGGCCGAGTTCAATAGCCAGATGAACCAGTTGTCGCTGGTGATACTTGATGTGATGTTGCCCGATACCGATGGCTTTGCCCTGTGCAAGGTAGTCCGGCAAAAATCCAATATCCCCATCATCATGCTGACTGCCAGCTCAGACGACACTGACCGCATCGTCGGGCTGGAACTGGGGGCCGATGATTACATCGCCAAGCCTTATAACCCGCGTGAACTGCTGGCGCGTATCAAGGCTATCTTGCGTCGCACTGGCTCTGCCGACGTGGCTGCAGCACCACGTTATTACCGCTTTGTGGGCTTCACGCTGGACCTAGTAGAGCGCAAGGTCACAGACAATACTGGAGAACTGGTGGCACTGACGGGACTCGATTATCAATTGCTGAAGTATTTTGTCGAGCACCCGGGCGACGTACTGGACCGCAATGTGCTGTCAGAAGAAACCCGTGGCCGCGATGCCGGCCCACTGGATCGCTCACTCGATGTACAGATCAGTCGCCTGCGCCTGCTGCTCAAGGATGACAGCAAGCAGCCCACACTGATCAAGACCGTGCGCGGTGCCGGTTATGTATTCTCGGCTGACGTGAGCGTGGCCAGTGCCTGA
- a CDS encoding aspartate kinase, whose product MKKIVVKFGGSNLRQPEDINRVVNVVQTYQQPLVLVVSAFYGITNALIACVQAAREGAGTAAALAESRDYTQNLRALKKQILEANISDASNRARIEKALSVRLDQLDRYLTGIHCIGDVPTFVNDAILSYGERLSSLLLTEVLLSHGIRAREALPEDIGLVTDGVFGNAACDFDASAPAVSKALQGNEVIVVPGFYGVSRDGKATLFGRGGSDYSAASIACCIGAESLDVWKDVDGFLSADPGTVSAPHTITQLNYLEAAELSYFGAKILHPRTVEPLFDQNIPIRILNITRPERGLLPYTIINAQRKVTRDVVKSVTSTEDVAILKLHGPGVGFKPGILAQVTNTLDANGINIKSVLTAQTAINILVSRDHLDAAYAALVEHHLAGVVEVSRNADVAIVAVVGDGVLEASDVGGAIASRALSAAIAAGVHVCLAAAGASEVAAYMLVQQEDRKLALQAIHAEFFGG is encoded by the coding sequence ATGAAAAAAATCGTCGTTAAATTTGGTGGCTCCAATCTGCGCCAGCCTGAAGATATCAACCGCGTTGTCAATGTCGTGCAAACTTACCAGCAGCCGCTGGTACTAGTCGTATCTGCCTTTTATGGCATTACCAATGCCCTCATCGCCTGTGTGCAAGCCGCAAGAGAAGGCGCGGGCACCGCAGCCGCCCTGGCCGAAAGCCGGGATTACACACAAAACCTGCGTGCCCTGAAAAAGCAGATACTGGAAGCCAATATCAGCGATGCCTCCAACCGCGCACGTATAGAAAAAGCCCTATCAGTACGACTTGATCAGCTCGACCGTTATCTGACCGGCATACACTGCATAGGTGATGTGCCCACCTTCGTCAATGATGCCATCCTCAGCTATGGTGAGCGTCTGTCCAGCCTGTTGCTGACTGAGGTCTTGCTCAGCCACGGCATACGGGCACGCGAAGCCTTGCCAGAAGACATAGGTCTGGTCACCGATGGCGTATTTGGCAATGCCGCCTGCGATTTTGATGCCAGCGCCCCGGCTGTTTCCAAAGCCCTGCAAGGCAATGAAGTCATCGTCGTGCCGGGCTTTTATGGGGTAAGCCGCGACGGCAAGGCCACCCTGTTTGGCCGTGGTGGCTCTGATTATTCAGCCGCATCCATCGCCTGCTGCATCGGCGCAGAATCACTGGATGTGTGGAAGGACGTGGATGGCTTCCTCAGTGCCGACCCTGGCACGGTGAGCGCGCCACATACGATTACGCAATTGAATTATCTGGAAGCGGCGGAGCTGTCTTACTTCGGTGCCAAGATCTTGCATCCGCGCACGGTAGAGCCTTTGTTCGACCAGAATATTCCTATCCGTATCTTGAACATCACCCGCCCCGAGCGTGGTCTCCTGCCGTATACCATCATCAATGCACAACGCAAGGTGACACGTGATGTGGTGAAGAGTGTGACATCGACAGAAGACGTGGCAATACTGAAATTACACGGCCCTGGCGTGGGATTCAAACCTGGCATCCTGGCGCAGGTGACCAATACGCTGGATGCCAATGGCATCAATATCAAGAGCGTGCTGACGGCGCAGACAGCCATCAATATACTGGTATCACGCGACCATCTGGATGCGGCTTACGCTGCACTGGTGGAACATCACCTGGCCGGTGTGGTGGAAGTGTCACGCAACGCGGATGTGGCTATTGTCGCCGTAGTTGGTGACGGTGTGCTGGAGGCATCAGATGTAGGCGGCGCAATCGCCAGCCGTGCCCTGTCGGCAGCGATTGCGGCAGGCGTGCATGTCTGCCTCGCGGCTGCAGGTGCCAGCGAGGTGGCGGCGTATATGCTGGTGCAGCAAGAGGACAGGAAGCTGGCTTTGCAGGCGATACATGCGGAGTTTTTTGGAGGATGA
- a CDS encoding alkene reductase: MLFNPLQTGSVSLANRILMAPLTRARADAGHMPNALMAEYYSQRATAGLIVTECTMVAENTSAFYAEPGIYNAEQIAAWKVVTDAVHAKGGKIFMQIWHAGRAAVPAFNNGVENVGPSAIAIDSEVHTPNGKIPNAVPRELRIDEIPALVAAYAQGAKNAIAAGFDGVEVHGANGYLIDQFLRDSANTRTDSYGGSIENRARFLFEVLTAVSAAIGSDKVGLRLSPINSYNSMKDSDPLALISYLTTRLNEFNLAYLHLMRSDFFQAQTGDVMTVARANYKGVLIGNMGYNAEEAAQAISNATLDAVAFGTSFLANPDLPARIKQGAALNAPDAATFYTPGAKGYTDYPSLQAA; this comes from the coding sequence ATGTTATTCAATCCTCTGCAAACCGGTTCTGTATCCCTCGCTAACCGCATCCTGATGGCCCCGCTGACACGTGCACGTGCTGATGCAGGCCACATGCCTAATGCCCTGATGGCCGAATATTATAGCCAACGCGCCACAGCAGGCCTGATCGTGACTGAGTGCACGATGGTGGCTGAAAATACATCCGCTTTCTATGCTGAACCAGGTATCTACAATGCAGAACAAATCGCTGCGTGGAAAGTTGTGACGGATGCCGTACACGCAAAGGGTGGCAAGATATTCATGCAGATCTGGCACGCTGGCCGTGCTGCTGTCCCTGCATTCAACAACGGTGTTGAAAACGTCGGTCCTAGCGCCATTGCGATTGACAGCGAAGTGCATACGCCAAACGGTAAAATCCCAAATGCAGTGCCACGCGAATTGCGTATCGATGAAATCCCTGCCCTGGTTGCAGCTTATGCACAAGGTGCAAAAAATGCGATTGCTGCCGGCTTTGATGGTGTTGAAGTGCATGGTGCGAATGGCTATCTGATTGATCAGTTCCTGCGTGACAGTGCCAACACGCGCACTGACAGCTATGGTGGCTCCATAGAAAACCGCGCACGCTTTTTGTTTGAAGTATTGACTGCAGTCAGTGCCGCAATTGGTTCAGATAAAGTCGGTCTGCGCCTGTCACCGATCAACAGCTACAACAGCATGAAAGACAGCGATCCGCTGGCTTTGATTTCTTATCTGACGACACGTCTGAATGAATTCAACCTGGCCTATTTGCACCTGATGCGTTCTGACTTCTTTCAGGCACAGACTGGTGATGTAATGACCGTTGCACGCGCCAACTACAAAGGTGTGTTGATCGGCAATATGGGGTACAACGCTGAAGAAGCAGCGCAAGCGATCAGTAACGCCACACTGGATGCGGTAGCTTTTGGTACCAGTTTCCTGGCCAACCCTGACCTGCCTGCCCGTATCAAGCAAGGCGCAGCTTTGAATGCTCCTGATGCAGCGACTTTCTATACACCGGGCGCAAAAGGTTATACGGATTATCCTAGTCTGCAAGCTGCATGA
- a CDS encoding glycine betaine ABC transporter substrate-binding protein, whose translation MLIWCRLQYLLSLALKLCLLSSFAVQAHAADTLKVGSKRFTESYVLGEILMQTAVAHSPALHQQGLGNTAIVFNALKNGSIDVYPEYMGTINTEILKHEQAISMQEMQAELAKQDLGVTVPLGFNNTYALAMRPDAGDIKSLTDLAKKSELRFGLSHEFLGRADGWPGLVKRYHLPQQASGLDHGIAYEALTAKQVDVIDIYSTDAKIKQLGLRVLVDDANYFPRYDAVLLYRLDVPARFPQAWAAIQKLEGKIDNAQMIAMNAAVEIDGQSFAQAAQQFVAKSPATTVRAGFMSKLFGADFLKLTWQHLTLVLLSVALACLVGIPLGIIAAFAPRLREIVMATVGILQTIPSLALLAMLIPLLGRIGFVPALITLSLYALLPIVRNTCVGLVQVPAGLLLAAQALGLSSRDRLLNIDLPLALPMILAGVKTAAVMSVGTATIAAFIGAGGYGERITIGLALNDNQMLLAGALPAAALALLTQWGFDLLEKVVVRKRD comes from the coding sequence ATGCTGATCTGGTGCAGGCTGCAATACCTTTTGTCTTTGGCACTGAAACTGTGTTTACTAAGCAGTTTTGCAGTACAGGCACATGCCGCCGATACACTCAAAGTTGGCTCCAAGCGCTTTACTGAATCCTATGTATTGGGTGAGATTCTGATGCAGACTGCCGTTGCCCATAGTCCTGCATTGCACCAGCAAGGGCTAGGTAATACTGCCATCGTCTTCAATGCATTAAAAAATGGCAGCATCGATGTTTACCCTGAATACATGGGCACCATCAATACCGAGATACTGAAACATGAGCAAGCAATCAGTATGCAAGAGATGCAGGCGGAACTGGCTAAACAGGATTTAGGAGTTACCGTGCCTCTGGGTTTCAATAATACCTATGCACTGGCGATGCGGCCTGATGCCGGGGATATTAAATCGCTGACTGATCTGGCGAAAAAATCTGAATTGCGCTTTGGTCTCTCGCATGAATTTCTGGGCCGCGCCGATGGCTGGCCGGGGCTGGTCAAACGCTATCACCTGCCGCAACAAGCCAGTGGACTGGATCATGGTATCGCTTATGAAGCCCTGACTGCAAAGCAGGTAGATGTCATTGATATTTACTCTACCGATGCCAAGATTAAACAACTGGGCTTGCGCGTGCTGGTGGATGATGCAAATTACTTCCCGCGTTATGACGCGGTCTTGCTTTATCGCCTGGATGTGCCTGCGCGTTTCCCGCAAGCCTGGGCCGCCATACAGAAGCTGGAAGGCAAGATAGACAATGCGCAAATGATAGCGATGAATGCAGCAGTAGAAATTGACGGGCAGAGCTTTGCCCAGGCGGCGCAGCAATTTGTGGCAAAGTCACCGGCAACTACGGTGCGTGCTGGCTTCATGTCCAAACTGTTTGGTGCAGATTTCTTGAAACTGACCTGGCAGCATCTGACGCTGGTATTGCTGTCAGTTGCCCTGGCCTGCTTAGTGGGTATCCCGTTGGGCATCATTGCCGCCTTTGCCCCGCGCTTGCGTGAAATCGTCATGGCGACTGTCGGTATTTTGCAAACCATCCCCTCACTGGCCTTGTTGGCGATGTTGATCCCCCTGCTGGGCAGGATAGGTTTTGTGCCCGCCCTGATCACCCTGTCGCTATATGCCTTGCTGCCAATAGTTCGCAATACCTGTGTAGGTCTGGTGCAGGTACCAGCTGGGTTACTCCTGGCAGCGCAAGCCTTGGGACTGTCATCGCGAGACCGTCTGTTGAATATAGACTTGCCTCTGGCCCTGCCAATGATACTGGCGGGCGTTAAAACTGCAGCAGTCATGAGCGTGGGCACGGCAACCATCGCCGCCTTCATCGGTGCCGGTGGTTACGGTGAACGCATCACCATAGGACTGGCCTTGAATGATAATCAGATGCTGCTGGCAGGTGCCTTGCCTGCGGCGGCTTTGGCTTTGTTGACGCAGTGGGGGTTTGATTTGCTGGAGAAGGTAGTAGTGAGGAAAAGGGATTAA
- a CDS encoding FHA domain-containing protein codes for MKKCQAPDHPHCTHWVAEGEAVCAAGHSQAASPRRQELLHASAGKLMQKRVAVAPGNLHLHFSGYDPRAAGGRQTIRLELRGMLPPDVSIIEVQLRSELIATGATKQRLLRTASGLWQPLLLSFSSRNKEHGQYPLEISLSHEQVSKARRTWLCTSVIFVPRADASLTEIHSVFLTAQKNIRVVAEDGGIATLSGLGQSNGYAQGNMNIEISATDASIAKLDMRPPSGKYEIAMGTIAWDEELMEITGEPEAPLAIATSARPEKVPPARPATNTSKTTATRWAGLTGQQTRPHSNMRLFALNEYVLGRMEQHPQADILLSHHTSSAAENVRLTRRISARHALIRWKGVRAEITDVSRYGTLLDGMVMEKDLPYALSAGMQIEFCASVRGIVRLQVMAILPHAMIIAEIDAGAGSDLLYLIKPETRPQAAAQSPPAGLPLVFHFQGGFWHRDIATLQENSLDAHTDLKAIPQLASVGRYASVPYAGVQDYGTRY; via the coding sequence ATGAAAAAATGCCAAGCCCCGGATCACCCCCATTGTACGCATTGGGTGGCAGAGGGCGAGGCCGTCTGTGCTGCAGGTCATTCCCAGGCAGCTAGTCCCCGCAGACAGGAGTTATTGCATGCCTCTGCTGGCAAGCTGATGCAAAAGCGCGTAGCGGTGGCACCCGGTAATCTGCATCTGCATTTCAGCGGTTATGACCCGCGTGCCGCTGGTGGCCGTCAAACCATACGGCTGGAGTTGCGTGGCATGTTGCCACCAGATGTGAGCATCATCGAAGTGCAATTGCGCTCGGAACTGATAGCAACTGGTGCTACAAAGCAACGCCTGCTGCGCACGGCGTCTGGACTATGGCAACCCTTGTTGCTCAGCTTTTCTTCCAGAAACAAAGAACATGGGCAATACCCGCTTGAAATCAGCCTGTCGCACGAACAGGTATCGAAAGCCAGGCGTACATGGCTATGCACCAGCGTCATCTTTGTGCCGCGGGCAGACGCATCGCTGACAGAGATACACAGTGTGTTTTTAACCGCACAAAAGAATATACGGGTTGTAGCGGAAGATGGTGGAATTGCCACGCTCAGCGGATTGGGCCAGTCGAACGGTTATGCGCAAGGCAATATGAATATAGAAATCAGTGCCACGGATGCTTCCATAGCCAAACTGGACATGCGTCCACCGTCAGGCAAATATGAAATCGCCATGGGCACTATTGCCTGGGATGAAGAACTCATGGAAATCACTGGCGAACCTGAAGCCCCGTTGGCAATAGCCACTTCTGCCAGACCAGAGAAAGTGCCGCCAGCCAGGCCAGCAACAAACACGTCAAAAACAACTGCAACACGATGGGCCGGCCTCACGGGACAACAGACCCGGCCTCACAGCAATATGCGGCTCTTTGCCCTGAATGAGTATGTGCTTGGCCGTATGGAGCAACATCCACAGGCTGACATTCTGCTCAGTCACCACACCAGTAGCGCAGCAGAAAATGTCAGACTGACACGCCGCATCAGCGCCCGCCATGCCCTCATCCGCTGGAAGGGCGTGCGAGCAGAAATCACCGATGTCTCGCGCTATGGCACTTTGCTCGATGGCATGGTCATGGAAAAAGACCTGCCCTATGCTTTAAGTGCAGGCATGCAGATAGAGTTCTGCGCCAGCGTCAGAGGCATAGTCCGGCTACAGGTCATGGCGATACTGCCGCATGCCATGATCATTGCCGAGATAGATGCAGGGGCAGGAAGCGATTTGTTATACCTGATCAAACCAGAAACCCGCCCCCAGGCCGCCGCACAAAGTCCGCCAGCAGGCTTGCCACTGGTATTTCATTTTCAGGGTGGGTTCTGGCACCGGGACATAGCGACATTGCAAGAAAACAGCCTGGATGCACACACTGATTTGAAGGCAATTCCTCAGTTGGCATCAGTAGGCCGGTATGCAAGTGTGCCTTATGCAGGCGTACAGGACTATGGGACAAGATACTGA
- a CDS encoding TetR/AcrR family transcriptional regulator → MNTPRTDVRQHILDTAKPIILGKGFSVVGLNEVLKAAAVPKGSFYHYFKSKELFGEALLEDYFAGYLAAVDVVLKNQDIPAAKRLMRYWQGWLPERPGEGVQCQCLATKLGGEVSDLSEAMRVTLQRGTDSIIARLADCMREGIVDGSLPADLDADACALTLYQMWLGAGLLTKMRRDMSALESAMLATRKMLKL, encoded by the coding sequence ATGAACACTCCACGCACCGATGTCAGGCAACATATCCTCGATACAGCCAAGCCCATTATCCTGGGCAAGGGCTTTTCTGTGGTCGGCCTGAACGAGGTATTAAAGGCGGCGGCAGTGCCCAAGGGTTCGTTTTATCATTATTTCAAGTCCAAGGAATTATTTGGCGAAGCCTTGCTGGAAGATTATTTTGCCGGATACCTGGCAGCAGTTGATGTGGTGTTGAAAAATCAGGACATACCTGCAGCCAAGCGTCTTATGCGTTACTGGCAAGGCTGGTTGCCTGAGCGTCCGGGTGAGGGTGTGCAATGCCAGTGCCTGGCGACCAAGCTCGGTGGCGAGGTGTCTGATTTGTCTGAAGCCATGCGCGTCACCTTGCAACGTGGTACCGACAGTATTATTGCCAGGCTGGCCGATTGCATGCGTGAAGGCATTGTTGATGGCTCACTACCTGCAGACCTGGATGCTGATGCATGTGCACTGACCCTGTATCAGATGTGGCTCGGTGCGGGTTTGCTGACCAAGATGCGACGTGATATGAGTGCGCTGGAAAGCGCCATGTTAGCCACCCGCAAGATGCTCAAGCTGTAA
- a CDS encoding ABC transporter substrate-binding protein, with product MISPVHHLVASPPAWRFVRTAALGVLCVAFCTIKVHAATPQSDSTLQVLHWWTSASERKAASLLAARMADEGITWRDAGIPGGAGIGAGKVLKSRVLANDAPEVTQIIGVSIREWADLGFLLELDRVAASNKWNTSFFPTIQNLIQHRKHVVAAPLGIHRINTLFYNKKIFSTLKLSPPENWDELVTVAARLKAAGMIPLAQSSEPWQVATLFENLILAEGGPEYHRELFVKQNTQAVMDKRFAHALERLRQMKSWMNNPVDERPWTEVVKQFSKNEAAMMITGDWVKGELNDGGFVTDEAFSCTAMPGTGKYHLYSVDTFSMFTNDYSRIAAQEKLARLVATPAVQADYNAVKGSVSVRRDADPARMDSCARASWTAFAQGAATQAPSLVHRMATDETSKDAIIAVIHRYFIDATVSPADTQARLVAMYKTFGNNKKQTP from the coding sequence TTGATTTCGCCCGTCCATCATCTTGTTGCATCACCACCAGCCTGGCGCTTTGTCAGGACGGCGGCGCTTGGGGTTTTGTGCGTGGCGTTTTGCACTATCAAAGTTCATGCAGCCACACCGCAATCCGACAGCACGCTGCAAGTCTTGCACTGGTGGACCTCGGCCAGCGAACGCAAGGCAGCCAGCCTGCTTGCGGCACGCATGGCGGACGAAGGAATCACCTGGCGCGATGCGGGCATACCCGGCGGTGCAGGCATAGGTGCAGGCAAAGTATTGAAGAGCCGCGTGCTGGCGAATGACGCGCCCGAAGTCACGCAAATTATTGGTGTCTCGATACGCGAATGGGCAGACCTGGGCTTCTTGCTGGAGCTGGACAGGGTTGCGGCGTCCAATAAATGGAATACCAGTTTCTTCCCGACCATACAAAACCTGATACAGCACCGCAAGCATGTGGTGGCGGCGCCGCTAGGCATACATCGCATCAACACCCTGTTTTATAACAAGAAAATATTCAGCACACTAAAGTTGTCACCACCAGAAAACTGGGATGAGCTGGTCACAGTTGCAGCCAGGCTGAAAGCCGCAGGCATGATACCACTGGCACAAAGTAGCGAACCCTGGCAAGTTGCCACCCTGTTTGAAAACCTGATACTGGCCGAGGGCGGGCCAGAATATCACCGCGAATTATTCGTCAAGCAAAACACCCAGGCCGTGATGGACAAACGCTTTGCCCATGCGCTGGAACGTTTGCGCCAGATGAAAAGCTGGATGAATAATCCTGTAGATGAACGCCCTTGGACGGAAGTGGTGAAGCAGTTTTCCAAAAACGAGGCGGCCATGATGATCACTGGTGATTGGGTCAAGGGCGAACTCAATGATGGCGGTTTTGTCACTGATGAGGCTTTTTCCTGCACGGCCATGCCAGGTACCGGCAAATACCATTTGTATAGTGTCGATACTTTTTCGATGTTCACCAATGATTATTCGCGCATCGCCGCACAAGAAAAACTGGCCCGCCTGGTCGCCACGCCAGCAGTGCAGGCTGACTACAATGCCGTCAAGGGTTCGGTATCGGTAAGGCGTGATGCTGACCCGGCGCGCATGGATAGCTGTGCCCGCGCCTCATGGACAGCCTTTGCCCAGGGTGCGGCGACGCAAGCGCCCAGCCTGGTACACCGCATGGCTACCGATGAAACCAGTAAGGATGCCATCATCGCCGTGATACACAGATACTTTATCGATGCCACGGTCAGCCCAGCCGACACTCAGGCCAGGCTGGTGGCGATGTACAAGACATTTGGCAATAATAAAAAACAAACTCCATAA